From the genome of Candidatus Rokuibacteriota bacterium, one region includes:
- a CDS encoding TAXI family TRAP transporter solute-binding subunit, whose amino-acid sequence MKRIACLAVMFALLIPPATTVAQQPVTLAFSTLDTGSAWYVYGATMAEMLRKTLPAGSNIDVKPRAGGVGNPRLVAKNETPLGLSFTVTNRWAYEGKEAYDTKLDTLRALVGGLDTYYLVAVVPKKVGIATVKDIKDKKLAVKGTTQPVGSLGEFAARQLMRSAGMSYADVKAWGGSMQHAGYNVIVDAVKDGRADMLIAVVTPKHPSVTEIANAVDVKFLGLDAETMKALAPLGYVPATMPANTFKGQTEPVQTVGFPTVLITNTTLPEPVAYTITKTILENKDALVRGHAGLAEFDPKTAWQPEKVGLPLHAGAERAYREKGWMK is encoded by the coding sequence ATGAAGCGCATCGCGTGTCTCGCTGTCATGTTCGCGCTGCTGATCCCGCCGGCAACGACCGTGGCCCAGCAGCCCGTGACGCTCGCCTTCTCGACGCTCGACACCGGCAGCGCCTGGTACGTGTACGGCGCGACGATGGCCGAGATGCTCAGGAAGACGCTGCCCGCCGGCTCGAACATCGACGTGAAGCCGCGGGCCGGCGGCGTCGGCAACCCGCGCCTGGTGGCCAAGAACGAGACGCCGCTCGGCTTGAGCTTCACCGTGACCAACCGGTGGGCCTACGAGGGCAAGGAGGCCTACGACACGAAGCTCGACACCCTGCGCGCCCTCGTCGGCGGGCTGGACACCTACTACCTCGTGGCGGTCGTCCCGAAGAAGGTCGGCATCGCCACCGTGAAGGACATCAAGGACAAGAAGCTCGCGGTCAAGGGCACGACGCAGCCGGTGGGCTCGCTCGGCGAGTTCGCCGCGCGGCAGCTCATGCGCTCCGCGGGCATGAGCTACGCGGACGTCAAGGCCTGGGGCGGCTCGATGCAGCACGCCGGCTACAACGTCATCGTGGACGCCGTCAAGGACGGGCGCGCCGATATGCTCATCGCGGTCGTCACGCCCAAGCACCCGTCGGTGACCGAGATCGCGAACGCGGTGGACGTGAAGTTCCTCGGCCTGGACGCCGAGACGATGAAAGCACTGGCGCCGCTCGGCTACGTGCCGGCCACGATGCCGGCGAACACGTTCAAGGGGCAGACGGAGCCCGTGCAGACCGTCGGCTTCCCGACGGTCCTCATCACCAACACGACCCTGCCGGAGCCCGTCGCGTACACGATCACCAAGACGATCCTCGAGAACAAGGACGCCCTCGTGCGGGGCCACGCCGGCCTCGCCGAGTTCGACCCGAAGACGGCGTGGCAGCCGGAGAAGGTGGGCCTCCCCCTCCACGCGGGCGCGGAGCGCGCGTACCGCGAGAAGGGCTGGATGAAGTAG
- a CDS encoding MFS transporter: MTSDRAPLPRLAWIVWGIPAFLFLLAFVHRVAPGVMAKDLMQAFDASGAIVGLLSATYFYAYAGFMVPAGLLLDAYGVRLVMTAGGAVMGLGAIAMAAAPGTGALFTGRFLVGLGATVTFIGALKIAATWFPPSYFGTLSAVTAAVGVLGALAGTLPLAALIGLAGWRGSFWIIGLLTIAGVACCLLIVRDHPPGHAGADAPVPGLRAVMGGMGQVLGNPHTWPPFLAFFFLYSATGNLMLWAVPYLKDVYGMSTTQAALHFSATAVALLVSGPLTGYLSDQVLKRRKLPYTVLTASYLALWLLMVVTLGALPLWAVPVLFFALGMTNGAFVLTWPLGREVNPPALAGIAVAVTNLGGFLGAALTQGPVGAVLDAGWAGAMAGGARVYPLSAYRGAFGVCAGFVLLSMLMTLFLKETRGLNIYHQLRGRSAPAAGSAPGP, encoded by the coding sequence GTGACTTCCGATCGGGCCCCGCTGCCTCGCCTGGCGTGGATCGTCTGGGGGATCCCGGCCTTCCTCTTCCTGCTCGCCTTCGTCCACCGCGTGGCCCCGGGCGTCATGGCGAAGGACCTGATGCAGGCCTTCGACGCCTCGGGCGCCATCGTGGGCCTCCTCTCGGCCACCTACTTCTACGCGTATGCGGGCTTCATGGTGCCCGCGGGCCTGCTCCTCGACGCCTACGGTGTCCGGCTCGTCATGACGGCAGGCGGCGCCGTCATGGGGCTGGGGGCCATCGCCATGGCCGCGGCGCCCGGCACGGGCGCGCTCTTCACCGGGCGCTTCCTCGTGGGGCTCGGCGCCACGGTGACCTTCATCGGCGCGCTCAAGATCGCGGCGACCTGGTTCCCGCCCTCGTACTTCGGCACGCTGTCGGCGGTGACGGCCGCGGTGGGCGTCCTCGGCGCCCTCGCGGGCACGCTCCCGCTGGCAGCGCTCATCGGGCTGGCCGGCTGGCGGGGCTCGTTCTGGATCATCGGGCTCCTGACGATTGCCGGCGTCGCATGCTGCCTGCTCATCGTGAGAGACCACCCACCCGGGCACGCCGGGGCCGATGCGCCCGTCCCCGGGCTCCGCGCCGTGATGGGCGGGATGGGCCAGGTCCTCGGCAACCCGCATACCTGGCCGCCCTTCCTCGCCTTCTTCTTCCTCTACTCGGCCACCGGCAACCTGATGCTCTGGGCCGTGCCCTACCTGAAGGACGTGTACGGGATGTCGACCACGCAGGCGGCGCTCCACTTCTCGGCCACCGCGGTGGCCCTGCTCGTCTCGGGCCCGCTGACGGGCTACCTGTCCGATCAGGTGCTGAAGCGGCGGAAGCTCCCCTACACCGTGCTCACCGCCTCCTACCTGGCGCTCTGGCTGCTCATGGTGGTGACGCTGGGCGCGCTCCCACTCTGGGCCGTCCCCGTCCTCTTCTTTGCGCTCGGCATGACCAACGGCGCCTTCGTGCTCACCTGGCCCCTCGGGCGCGAGGTCAATCCGCCGGCGCTGGCCGGCATCGCCGTCGCCGTGACCAACCTGGGCGGCTTCCTCGGCGCGGCGCTCACCCAGGGCCCGGTGGGCGCGGTGCTCGATGCGGGCTGGGCCGGTGCCATGGCCGGCGGGGCCCGCGTCTACCCGCTGTCGGCCTATCGCGGCGCCTTCGGCGTCTGCGCCGGCTTCGTCCTGCTCTCCATGCTCATGACGCTCTTCCTCAAGGAAACGCGAGGCCTCAACATCTATCACCAGCTCAGGGGGCGCTCCGCGCCGGCCGCCGGGTCGGCGCCGGGACCGTGA
- a CDS encoding PaaI family thioesterase — protein MQQRHRGTLTDLLGVRFVEGSRERIVAEVTVRKDLLTSGGRLHGGTLMALADIVGATGAAENLPPGTWTTTLESKTNFFAAVGSGTIRAEATPLHRGSQTMVWQTRITDESGRLLSMTVQTQMVLQRRQAEGDSPAPRSGAPGGVP, from the coding sequence ATGCAGCAGCGGCACCGCGGCACGCTCACCGATCTGCTCGGCGTTCGTTTCGTCGAGGGCAGCCGCGAGCGCATCGTGGCCGAGGTAACCGTCAGGAAGGACCTGCTGACCTCCGGGGGGCGCCTCCACGGCGGCACGCTGATGGCGCTGGCCGACATCGTGGGCGCGACCGGCGCCGCCGAGAACCTCCCGCCGGGGACGTGGACGACGACGCTCGAGTCGAAGACCAACTTCTTCGCGGCGGTGGGCAGCGGCACGATCCGCGCCGAGGCAACGCCACTGCATCGCGGCAGCCAGACCATGGTCTGGCAGACGCGGATCACTGACGAGTCCGGCCGGCTTCTCTCGATGACCGTCCAGACCCAGATGGTGCTGCAGAGGCGTCAAGCCGAAGGTGACTCTCCTGCTCCTCGGTCAGGAGCGCCAGGCGGCGTGCCCTGA
- a CDS encoding VOC family protein yields the protein MLTAIDHLIIAVPDLEAAVKSYQGLGFAVMPGGRHTGIGTYNALIAFQDTAYLELIAFYEPRPDHRWWAPLQQGGGLVDFCLQTDDLAGDAAALRRAGIDMGEPEHRDRKRPDGFEVRWTFALARGAHRGVAPFVITDRTPRDERVPRERRHPNGVTGIGTVVAAVDDIARVRGWYSAVLGQPGEDIRRPDLDAAGVRFVIGPHAFEFLAPAGPGGPLAAWLRTRGASPYAATLTTSGGPVGPLDEANTFGARLSLRV from the coding sequence ATGCTCACGGCCATCGACCACCTGATCATCGCCGTCCCCGACCTCGAGGCGGCGGTGAAGAGCTACCAGGGCCTCGGGTTCGCCGTGATGCCGGGCGGCCGCCACACGGGCATCGGCACCTACAACGCGCTGATCGCGTTCCAGGACACCGCCTACCTCGAGCTCATCGCCTTCTACGAGCCGCGCCCCGACCACCGGTGGTGGGCGCCGCTCCAGCAGGGCGGCGGGCTCGTGGACTTCTGCCTGCAGACCGACGACCTCGCGGGCGACGCCGCCGCGCTCCGGCGCGCGGGGATCGACATGGGCGAGCCGGAGCACCGGGACCGCAAGCGCCCCGACGGGTTCGAGGTGCGGTGGACCTTCGCCCTCGCGCGCGGGGCCCACCGGGGCGTCGCGCCGTTCGTCATCACGGATCGGACGCCGCGCGACGAGCGCGTGCCGCGCGAGCGTCGCCACCCGAACGGCGTGACGGGCATCGGCACGGTCGTCGCCGCCGTGGACGACATCGCCCGGGTGCGCGGCTGGTACAGCGCGGTACTCGGGCAGCCCGGCGAGGACATCCGGCGGCCGGATCTCGACGCCGCGGGCGTCCGCTTCGTGATCGGGCCGCACGCGTTCGAGTTCCTGGCGCCGGCCGGGCCGGGGGGGCCGCTCGCGGCCTGGCTCCGGACGCGCGGCGCCTCGCCCTACGCGGCCACGCTCACGACGAGCGGCGGGCCCGTGGGACCATTGGACGAAGCCAACACCTTCGGCGCGCGGCTCTCGCTCCGCGTCTGA
- a CDS encoding TRAP transporter fused permease subunit, whose translation MGSPRVWLAAAWSLFQLYTAYAGLFDLLIQLPVHVAFAVALGFLPDPIPQSATQAAALGGRRPRRRLDGLCALLTAACVAYYLWHHQRLVTRMAMVDDLPPSDVAVGVLFVLLLLEATRRHIGLALPALALAFVAYAFVGPWLPGFLSHGGETALALVDAQMFTTGGVFGIPTLVSATFIYLFVLFGGVMSHGGLLRFFTDAALAVAGHTRGGAGKVAVISSGLFGTVNGSAIANAVTTGAFTIPLMIRAGYRPSFAAGVEATASMGGQLIPPVMGAAAFIMAETLGVSYGTVALAAAIPGVLYFVSVGVMVHFEAARQGLPVLPRAELPRLGAVLTRDLHLLAGPALLVWFLVEGRSPLFAGFWALVTALAASQVRRDTRIGLRRAAAVLVQGAQSALPVALACATVGVVVGVVSATGLGLKLASGIVGLAQGSMLLTLLLTMVAALVLGTGLPTSATYIITSIMAAPALVQLGVPKLVAHMFVFYFGILADLTPPTAISTYATSSIAGSDVWKTQWTAMALALSGFIIPFSFAYDPALMMLGASVPHMVLRTAAAALGIVMLGAGLIGYLRGPTRLWERSLLLAGAVLLIFPGALGDVVGAACLLVVSASQRTRRVRVPVRG comes from the coding sequence TTGGGGTCGCCCCGCGTCTGGCTGGCCGCGGCCTGGTCGCTGTTCCAGCTCTACACGGCCTACGCGGGGCTCTTCGACCTCCTCATCCAGCTCCCGGTCCACGTCGCCTTCGCGGTCGCGCTCGGCTTCCTGCCCGACCCGATCCCCCAGTCGGCGACCCAGGCCGCCGCGCTGGGCGGGCGCCGGCCGCGCCGCCGGCTCGACGGGCTCTGCGCCCTGTTGACGGCCGCCTGCGTGGCGTACTACCTCTGGCACCACCAGCGGCTCGTCACGCGCATGGCGATGGTCGACGACCTGCCGCCGAGCGACGTCGCCGTCGGCGTCCTGTTCGTGCTCCTGCTGCTCGAGGCCACGCGGCGCCACATCGGCCTGGCGCTCCCGGCGCTGGCCCTCGCGTTCGTCGCCTACGCCTTCGTGGGGCCGTGGCTGCCCGGCTTCCTCTCTCACGGCGGCGAGACAGCCCTCGCCCTCGTGGACGCGCAGATGTTCACGACGGGCGGCGTCTTCGGCATCCCCACGCTCGTCTCGGCGACGTTCATCTACCTCTTCGTCCTCTTCGGCGGCGTGATGTCGCACGGCGGGCTCCTCCGCTTCTTCACCGACGCAGCGCTCGCCGTCGCCGGGCATACGCGGGGTGGCGCGGGCAAGGTCGCGGTGATCTCGAGCGGGCTCTTCGGCACCGTCAACGGCAGCGCCATCGCCAACGCCGTCACGACGGGCGCGTTCACGATCCCGCTGATGATCCGCGCGGGCTACCGGCCGAGCTTCGCCGCGGGCGTCGAGGCGACGGCCTCGATGGGCGGCCAGCTCATCCCGCCTGTCATGGGCGCCGCGGCGTTCATCATGGCCGAGACCCTCGGCGTGTCGTACGGCACGGTCGCCCTGGCGGCCGCGATCCCCGGCGTCCTCTACTTCGTCTCGGTCGGCGTGATGGTGCACTTCGAGGCCGCGCGCCAGGGGCTGCCGGTGCTGCCGCGCGCCGAGCTGCCGCGCCTCGGCGCCGTCCTCACGCGCGACCTCCACCTGCTCGCCGGCCCCGCGCTCCTCGTCTGGTTCCTCGTCGAGGGGCGCTCGCCGCTGTTCGCGGGGTTCTGGGCGCTGGTCACCGCGCTCGCCGCGAGCCAGGTCCGGCGCGACACCCGGATCGGCCTGCGGCGGGCGGCCGCCGTCCTGGTCCAGGGCGCGCAGAGCGCCTTGCCGGTCGCCCTCGCCTGCGCCACCGTCGGCGTCGTCGTCGGCGTCGTGTCGGCGACGGGCCTCGGGCTCAAGCTCGCGAGCGGGATCGTCGGGCTGGCGCAGGGGAGCATGCTCCTCACGCTGCTTCTCACGATGGTGGCCGCCCTCGTGCTCGGCACGGGGCTGCCGACCTCGGCGACCTACATCATCACGTCCATCATGGCGGCGCCGGCGCTCGTCCAGCTCGGGGTCCCGAAGCTCGTCGCACACATGTTCGTGTTCTACTTCGGCATCCTCGCCGACCTGACGCCGCCCACGGCGATCTCGACCTACGCGACGTCGTCCATCGCCGGGTCGGACGTCTGGAAGACGCAGTGGACGGCCATGGCGCTGGCGCTCTCCGGGTTCATCATCCCGTTCAGCTTCGCGTACGACCCGGCGCTGATGATGCTGGGCGCGAGCGTGCCCCACATGGTCCTGCGCACGGCGGCGGCGGCGCTCGGGATCGTGATGCTCGGCGCCGGCCTCATCGGCTACCTCCGGGGGCCGACCCGGCTCTGGGAACGCTCGCTGCTCCTCGCGGGCGCCGTGCTGCTGATCTTCCCGGGAGCGCTCGGTGACGTGGTCGGCGCGGCCTGTCTCCTGGTGGTGTCCGCGTCCCAGCGGACACGGCGGGTCCGCGTGCCCGTGCGCGGGTGA